Proteins from a genomic interval of Oceanispirochaeta crateris:
- a CDS encoding LeuA family protein, whose amino-acid sequence MKDKYYKENSWWVSPFNYIDEVQKTLSIPNEVIIHDATLRDGEQTPGIVFRKDDKVRIAEQLDSIGIERIEAGMPAVSKEDFEAIKEISKRVKNAQIFTFARAMKSDIDMAVDCGAHGVVIEVPIGYPKLKYQFNWTWEDVYNKSADVINYAKEKGLYAVFFPYDTTRAREEDYDNLIQKICKNALPDSIGIVDTMGCATPEAIRYLVKKTKEMSKLPIEIHTHNDFGMGVATELAAVTAGASVVHSCVNGMGERTGNAALEDLILCLKLLYGVDNHYDIHKLTALCEYLSELTGIPIPRNKPVTGKFNYTRESGIGVDLVMKKPLAMFSIDPQMLGKTGDVALGKKSGRMSVVYTLESLGIVDVDGGTVDLILQEVKKMGAEKRRLLNINEFKAIMSDYGLHSPQS is encoded by the coding sequence ATGAAAGACAAGTACTATAAAGAAAATAGCTGGTGGGTTAGCCCCTTTAATTATATAGATGAGGTTCAAAAGACGTTGTCAATTCCTAATGAGGTGATCATCCATGATGCGACTCTTAGGGATGGAGAGCAAACTCCCGGGATTGTCTTTAGAAAGGATGATAAGGTCAGAATTGCCGAGCAGCTTGATTCCATCGGGATAGAAAGAATAGAAGCGGGTATGCCCGCTGTATCAAAGGAAGATTTTGAAGCCATTAAAGAAATAAGTAAGAGAGTCAAGAACGCCCAGATCTTTACCTTTGCAAGAGCCATGAAATCAGACATCGATATGGCTGTCGATTGTGGGGCTCATGGTGTTGTGATTGAAGTTCCCATCGGGTATCCCAAACTGAAGTATCAGTTTAACTGGACCTGGGAGGATGTTTATAATAAGAGTGCAGATGTAATTAATTATGCAAAAGAAAAAGGCCTGTACGCCGTCTTTTTCCCTTATGATACGACGAGAGCCCGGGAAGAGGATTATGATAATCTCATTCAAAAAATATGCAAGAACGCTTTGCCCGATTCGATTGGTATTGTGGATACAATGGGCTGCGCGACTCCAGAGGCCATCCGTTATTTAGTCAAAAAAACAAAAGAAATGTCCAAGCTTCCCATAGAAATCCATACTCACAATGATTTTGGAATGGGAGTTGCCACAGAGCTGGCGGCAGTCACCGCGGGTGCATCTGTTGTCCACAGCTGTGTGAATGGAATGGGTGAGAGGACAGGGAATGCTGCTTTAGAAGACCTGATTCTATGTTTGAAACTCCTATACGGAGTGGATAATCATTATGACATCCATAAACTGACTGCCCTATGTGAATACCTTTCAGAGTTGACAGGGATTCCCATTCCCAGGAATAAACCAGTCACTGGAAAATTTAACTATACGAGAGAGTCCGGCATCGGGGTCGACCTGGTGATGAAGAAGCCTCTTGCCATGTTCTCCATTGATCCGCAAATGCTAGGGAAAACCGGAGATGTGGCCTTAGGGAAAAAAAGTGGCAGGATGTCTGTGGTCTATACCCTTGAATCCCTGGGTATCGTAGATGTAGATGGAGGGACAGTTGATTTGATTCTCCAAGAAGTGAAGAAGATGGGAGCCGAGAAAAGACGATTGCTGAACATAAATGAATTCAAAGCCATTATGTCAGACTACGGATTACACAGTCCCCAGAGCTGA
- the nfo gene encoding deoxyribonuclease IV, with amino-acid sequence MEDSKYIGPHVSIAGGIENAPLNARKVSATGFGMFTKNQRQWVAKDFTEQSIQNFKKNMKECSFTADAVLPHDSYLINLGHPETEKLEKSRIAFQDEIRRVEQLGLKYLNFHPGSHLRSIAPSDCLDRIAQSLNQAIDQSESAVLLIENTAGQGSNMGSRFEEIARIIEGIKDQTRIAVCLDTCHLFAAGYDLRTPESMDNVWTDFNRIIGFNFLRGMHLNDAKATLGSHLDRHHSLGKGNIGWEAFEMIAADPRFNGIPLVLETIDEALWPQEINTLLEYR; translated from the coding sequence ATGGAGGACTCAAAATATATCGGCCCCCATGTCAGCATTGCCGGCGGCATTGAAAATGCCCCCCTGAATGCACGTAAAGTTAGCGCCACAGGATTTGGGATGTTCACAAAGAACCAAAGGCAATGGGTAGCCAAAGATTTCACAGAGCAGAGCATCCAAAACTTCAAGAAGAATATGAAAGAGTGTTCATTCACTGCGGATGCGGTACTCCCCCACGACTCCTATTTGATTAATCTGGGCCATCCAGAAACTGAAAAACTTGAAAAATCAAGGATTGCCTTTCAGGACGAAATAAGAAGAGTGGAGCAGCTGGGACTCAAATACCTGAACTTCCACCCGGGAAGTCACCTGAGGTCCATAGCGCCCTCAGACTGTCTGGACCGGATTGCCCAAAGCTTGAACCAGGCCATTGACCAGAGCGAATCGGCGGTGCTTCTCATAGAAAACACGGCAGGACAAGGGTCCAATATGGGCAGCCGCTTCGAAGAGATAGCCCGCATCATTGAAGGAATCAAAGACCAGACAAGAATCGCTGTTTGTCTGGATACCTGCCATCTCTTTGCGGCCGGTTATGACTTGAGGACTCCCGAATCCATGGACAATGTATGGACAGACTTTAATCGGATAATCGGTTTCAACTTCCTAAGAGGGATGCACCTCAATGATGCTAAAGCTACATTAGGGAGTCATCTGGACAGGCATCACAGTCTGGGAAAGGGCAATATTGGCTGGGAAGCCTTTGAGATGATAGCTGCCGATCCCCGGTTTAACGGGATACCCCTTGTTCTTGAAACCATTGATGAGGCTCTCTGGCCTCAGGAGATCAACACATTATTAGAATATAGATAA
- a CDS encoding DMT family transporter → MVTLFASLSALTYGSADFYGGLASRKSSATAVVAWSQGVGLLTALLAAPLMGTSFVEASDIFWGIAAGLVGASGVGILYRGLATGLASVVSPMAALTGAVLPVFFGLITGERPNLLTWCGISLALPAIILLSAEKEEKKDHVLQSLKMGFLSGIGFSGFFILIAQSGDNSGLWSLVAARAATVPLFLIITLLRRHPLFLTRGSSIHAVLAGALDMAANIFYLLATRTGFLVTAVVITALYPAPTVFLQRMVLQEKLSKSRVYGLILAIAGAAMIGIGG, encoded by the coding sequence ATGGTCACGTTATTCGCCTCATTATCCGCCTTAACCTATGGTTCTGCAGATTTTTACGGGGGTCTGGCTTCCCGAAAGAGCTCTGCCACGGCTGTCGTTGCCTGGTCACAGGGAGTGGGACTCTTAACGGCCCTGCTTGCCGCACCTCTTATGGGCACCTCCTTTGTTGAAGCTTCAGACATTTTTTGGGGAATCGCCGCCGGTCTGGTGGGAGCCTCAGGTGTGGGTATTTTATACAGGGGACTGGCTACAGGACTAGCCTCTGTTGTGTCTCCCATGGCGGCCCTCACCGGGGCAGTCCTTCCTGTTTTCTTCGGCCTCATCACAGGAGAAAGACCGAACCTGCTGACATGGTGCGGTATAAGCCTGGCCCTCCCAGCAATTATATTGCTCTCGGCAGAAAAGGAGGAAAAGAAGGATCATGTTCTACAATCCCTGAAAATGGGATTTCTGTCCGGCATTGGGTTCAGCGGATTTTTTATTCTCATTGCCCAGAGCGGCGACAATTCCGGGTTGTGGTCCCTGGTTGCCGCCAGAGCCGCCACGGTCCCTTTATTCTTAATCATTACTCTCCTGCGCCGACACCCTCTGTTCCTGACAAGGGGAAGCAGTATCCATGCAGTCTTGGCCGGTGCTCTGGATATGGCTGCCAATATTTTTTACCTCCTGGCAACCCGGACTGGTTTTCTTGTAACAGCCGTGGTCATAACGGCCCTGTATCCAGCACCCACAGTCTTCCTTCAAAGGATGGTACTCCAGGAAAAACTGAGCAAATCCCGAGTATACGGTTTGATTCTGGCCATAGCCGGAGCAGCGATGATTGGAATTGGCGGCTAA
- a CDS encoding VOC family protein, whose translation MNPMTPMNNNIAASMKFHHIAIKCADFDKSKAFYTETLGMNVALQWGEGDDRGCMMDIGGGSYIEIFAGGTKTDSPENSVIHFCILVEDCDLYYNRVLKSGYAGKDAPFDLVIKAKEKELPIRIAFVYGPDNEVIEFFQYR comes from the coding sequence ATGAATCCAATGACTCCCATGAACAATAATATTGCAGCGTCTATGAAGTTTCACCATATTGCCATAAAATGTGCCGATTTTGACAAATCAAAAGCCTTTTACACCGAAACCCTGGGCATGAATGTCGCCCTTCAGTGGGGAGAAGGTGATGATCGAGGATGTATGATGGACATCGGCGGCGGAAGTTATATTGAAATATTCGCAGGAGGAACCAAAACTGATTCTCCTGAAAATTCAGTAATCCATTTTTGTATCCTCGTGGAGGATTGTGACCTCTATTACAATAGGGTCCTAAAATCCGGCTATGCGGGTAAGGATGCTCCTTTTGACCTCGTGATCAAAGCCAAAGAAAAGGAACTCCCCATCCGCATTGCATTTGTGTACGGTCCGGATAATGAAGTCATTGAGTTTTTCCAGTACAGATAG
- a CDS encoding family 1 glycosylhydrolase, with amino-acid sequence MIRTLALILIFAGGLAGCRSYRGNTLLHNPEGHESLQFGTCQPGAIWPQENNHFKSSPLANERYNWAAYLQSTDKQNLFDDMGIQWVRSDFSWKRIEPQQGEWNFEQYDWLIDGAVQRNHKVLALLVYDVPWIYEKEGTSRNITKDEREHYLNYVRTVARRYGEKIGGFEIWNEPNFPRFWRGSDEDFFALTREAIQVLKEEAPGVPVAVGALSYHPMMGGKSFLKKMMAAGALEGADALSLHPYSMSLEAAAHRVADAKALLRDEGYTHQIWITEMGFPTTGLYPHKVSIGNHFNKTVKALTLMTAAGANLITWYKVFDSYNPEDIRFIVPSERSFGLMSRKKEWKPGAYAFAMMTSVLNNKEYNPSRLVLEGLQKSLLQAFLYDDKNGETIIVVWSRNPGKNIDISVEGMNEFQIITEDSSYKGSPESVLVSSGAPLVIKGESNDKILITVRLDAE; translated from the coding sequence ATGATCCGCACCCTGGCTTTGATTCTCATTTTCGCAGGAGGATTGGCTGGGTGCCGCAGCTATAGGGGAAACACACTCCTTCACAACCCGGAAGGCCATGAAAGTCTCCAATTCGGGACCTGCCAACCTGGAGCAATCTGGCCTCAGGAAAACAATCACTTCAAGAGTTCTCCCCTGGCGAATGAACGCTACAACTGGGCAGCTTATCTTCAATCAACAGACAAACAAAACCTTTTTGATGATATGGGAATTCAGTGGGTTCGCAGTGATTTTTCATGGAAAAGGATAGAACCACAACAGGGAGAATGGAATTTTGAGCAGTACGACTGGCTGATAGACGGAGCTGTCCAAAGAAACCATAAAGTACTGGCTCTCCTCGTATACGATGTTCCCTGGATCTATGAAAAAGAAGGTACGAGCCGGAATATTACCAAGGATGAACGTGAACACTATCTGAATTATGTCAGAACCGTGGCCCGCCGATATGGAGAGAAAATCGGAGGATTTGAGATATGGAATGAGCCAAACTTTCCCCGTTTTTGGCGAGGAAGCGACGAAGACTTCTTTGCCCTCACCAGAGAGGCCATTCAAGTTCTAAAAGAAGAAGCACCCGGGGTTCCTGTTGCCGTGGGAGCCTTATCCTATCATCCCATGATGGGTGGAAAATCATTTTTGAAGAAGATGATGGCCGCAGGTGCTCTCGAAGGTGCCGATGCCCTGTCTCTTCATCCCTATTCCATGTCCCTTGAGGCCGCTGCCCACCGAGTAGCCGATGCTAAAGCCCTCCTCAGGGATGAGGGTTATACCCATCAAATATGGATCACCGAAATGGGTTTTCCAACAACTGGACTCTATCCGCATAAGGTGTCAATTGGAAACCATTTTAACAAGACGGTGAAGGCTCTGACTCTGATGACCGCAGCCGGTGCAAATCTGATTACCTGGTACAAGGTCTTTGACTCCTACAATCCCGAAGACATCCGATTCATCGTTCCTTCCGAACGCAGTTTCGGCTTGATGAGCCGAAAAAAGGAGTGGAAACCCGGTGCCTATGCTTTTGCGATGATGACATCTGTACTGAATAACAAGGAATACAACCCATCCAGACTGGTGCTGGAGGGCCTTCAAAAATCACTGTTACAGGCATTTTTATATGATGACAAAAACGGTGAGACCATCATTGTAGTTTGGTCCAGAAATCCCGGGAAAAACATTGATATTTCTGTAGAAGGAATGAATGAGTTTCAGATCATTACAGAAGATTCATCTTATAAGGGTTCCCCGGAATCCGTGCTTGTAAGTAGCGGGGCTCCTCTTGTTATAAAAGGTGAATCGAATGACAAGATTCTCATAACTGTGAGGCTGGACGCAGAATAG
- a CDS encoding FAD-dependent oxidoreductase translates to MRILSSVFITVLAVFFLLVAPKYIPERADIVIIGAGAAGMRAAMESRLYTDKIILLEKMSYPGGNSNRASGGFNAALSTQDQMAYQRDTMEAGHFQGNESLIRIMIEHSGEALKWLQDQGADLSDRGLLAGHGHRRTFRPSGGSPVGREITSVLLRAVTKQGIDLRTENKALSITQKKNSLMVLVQNPTGREYRIRARSVIIATGGFGGNLEMVVRYNPKMKGFNTTNSPGASGDFINLTRDLPVKLVHLEDIQTHPTVEPDFGILITEALRGNGGILVNSQGLRFTDELAFREVLTRKIQEENEDFIWLIFDQGVRESLLSSEYYFEKELVWAGDTILTLAEKIALPETNLETTLQVWNESVRQGVDNLFQRQDLSVPLENPPYYAIKVTPGIHYCMGGLAINEQAQVLDTQDGTIAGLYAAGEATGGIHGKDRLGGNSLIDAMVFGEIAGREAAVYALDRDISEDP, encoded by the coding sequence GTGAGAATTCTTAGCTCTGTTTTTATAACCGTACTGGCTGTCTTTTTTCTGCTGGTGGCTCCGAAGTATATTCCCGAGAGGGCGGATATTGTCATCATTGGCGCTGGAGCTGCCGGCATGAGAGCCGCTATGGAGAGTCGACTATATACGGATAAGATTATCCTGCTGGAAAAGATGTCATACCCTGGAGGGAACAGTAACCGGGCTTCGGGAGGATTTAATGCGGCACTGTCCACTCAGGATCAGATGGCTTATCAGAGAGATACCATGGAGGCCGGGCATTTTCAGGGGAATGAATCCTTGATCAGGATCATGATAGAACACAGTGGGGAGGCGCTAAAGTGGTTGCAGGATCAAGGTGCAGATTTATCTGACAGGGGCCTCTTGGCGGGGCACGGTCATCGAAGGACCTTTCGTCCTTCTGGCGGTTCTCCCGTGGGGCGGGAAATCACATCTGTATTGTTACGGGCTGTGACCAAGCAGGGGATTGACCTTAGGACGGAAAACAAGGCCCTTTCTATTACCCAAAAAAAGAACAGCCTCATGGTTTTAGTCCAGAATCCTACCGGACGGGAATATCGGATTCGAGCCCGTTCTGTGATCATCGCCACCGGTGGATTTGGCGGCAATCTAGAAATGGTCGTCCGGTATAATCCTAAAATGAAAGGGTTCAATACAACCAATTCACCGGGCGCTTCGGGAGATTTTATCAACCTCACCCGAGATCTGCCTGTTAAGCTTGTTCATTTAGAAGATATACAGACCCATCCCACGGTCGAACCCGATTTCGGAATTCTAATCACCGAAGCTCTGAGGGGGAATGGAGGCATCCTCGTGAATAGTCAGGGTCTGAGATTCACCGACGAATTGGCCTTCCGTGAGGTTTTGACCCGGAAAATACAGGAAGAAAATGAAGACTTTATCTGGTTGATATTTGATCAGGGTGTGAGAGAAAGTCTTCTCTCTTCGGAGTATTATTTTGAAAAAGAACTGGTTTGGGCGGGAGATACGATCCTTACTCTGGCAGAAAAAATTGCATTGCCTGAAACGAATCTGGAAACGACTCTGCAAGTCTGGAACGAGTCTGTACGACAAGGTGTGGACAATCTGTTTCAGAGGCAGGACCTCTCCGTCCCCCTTGAAAATCCTCCCTATTATGCGATCAAAGTCACACCGGGAATCCATTACTGCATGGGTGGTTTGGCAATTAATGAGCAGGCTCAGGTTTTGGACACCCAGGACGGAACTATTGCGGGGCTCTATGCCGCCGGCGAAGCGACAGGAGGCATCCATGGTAAAGATCGTCTGGGAGGGAATTCTCTTATTGATGCCATGGTTTTTGGTGAAATTGCGGGAAGAGAAGCTGCCGTTTATGCTCTTGACCGGGATATTTCCGAAGATCCTTGA
- a CDS encoding response regulator produces MNILIVEDDPMVGQINQKFASKQSFVKDIVIASSLAEAKDLLSRREFDLLLLDVYFPTGRGPDLLQWIRSRKISLDVIFITADNSPGTVERALHLGALDYLVKPFTLERFTDALEDAHRRIMGIQNVRDFDQDSLDHMFHKTGEKPVHQSHDLDKGMSYKTYKTVHDEVMKTKEPFTAEQMGERLGIARVTIRRYLDFMEKQELLTVELQYGKVGRPQHYYHLKDHL; encoded by the coding sequence ATGAATATTCTTATAGTGGAAGATGACCCCATGGTTGGGCAGATTAATCAAAAATTTGCTTCCAAACAGTCATTTGTCAAAGACATTGTCATCGCGTCCAGTCTGGCTGAAGCAAAGGATCTCCTCAGCAGACGAGAATTTGATCTCCTTCTGCTGGATGTCTATTTTCCCACAGGCCGCGGGCCTGATCTTCTCCAGTGGATACGGAGTAGAAAAATATCCTTGGATGTCATTTTCATCACTGCCGATAATAGTCCGGGAACAGTGGAAAGGGCCCTGCATCTGGGAGCCCTGGATTATTTAGTAAAACCCTTCACCCTCGAGCGGTTTACAGACGCCCTGGAGGATGCCCATAGAAGAATCATGGGAATCCAGAACGTTCGGGATTTTGATCAGGACTCTCTGGATCATATGTTTCATAAAACCGGGGAAAAGCCGGTTCATCAGTCTCATGATCTGGACAAGGGGATGAGTTATAAAACTTATAAAACGGTTCATGATGAGGTGATGAAGACCAAGGAACCCTTCACGGCCGAACAGATGGGAGAACGTCTCGGAATTGCCAGGGTAACCATTCGGCGCTACCTAGATTTTATGGAGAAACAGGAGTTACTGACAGTGGAACTTCAGTATGGCAAGGTGGGGCGTCCCCAACATTATTATCATTTAAAGGATCATCTGTGA
- a CDS encoding ATP-binding protein, with amino-acid sequence MKLNRKISLATGMFTTTILLLTGVLVIQQWFSTLQTQLELSAQDLAVTISEMESLQYNLTLPNGSIPIQRRMDELKLSTRTQYIYVLNKFGDYYSHTVPALQGTREEDPFIQSILTSSVPEVRVRRTGTSRFPAVEAAAPVFYQGELVGLVITGFLNGRMYQDIRLNIQTFSLFLILAVFISLYSSALLSFSIKRSMSGLEPEEISRLLGQRAMTLENLKEGIVTIDQLGNIIYFNASAIRLAGLREWDLNQSVQSYFFSQGFQFCLDKKRTISLELLSLTGLTLQCRFEPIFTESGDEVLGATLVMEDLTIVRLRAEELTGIKQINEGLRAQNHEFLNKLHTISGLIQLEEYDEAVQFITGISRNRKSIVGRLSDRIKDSSVAGLLLGKYNKAQEQQCEFYLDDKSFLPNLKGMSDTLNLILGNLIENALEELAGNIDGILQVGVYQSGQNLRILVRDNGQGIANVDHVFKRGFSSKGPDRGLGLFLIKERVNREDGHISLETRPGHTEFIVEIPYIEEEVL; translated from the coding sequence ATGAAGCTGAATCGTAAAATATCACTGGCCACAGGAATGTTTACAACAACCATCCTCCTGCTGACGGGTGTTCTCGTTATACAGCAATGGTTCAGCACCCTGCAGACTCAGCTGGAACTTTCAGCACAGGATTTGGCTGTTACCATATCAGAAATGGAATCTCTTCAGTACAACCTGACCCTTCCCAATGGTAGCATCCCGATCCAAAGAAGAATGGATGAGCTGAAGCTTTCCACACGAACACAATATATTTATGTTCTAAACAAGTTTGGCGATTACTATTCTCATACCGTACCTGCCCTGCAGGGAACAAGGGAGGAGGACCCTTTTATACAATCGATTCTCACATCTTCCGTTCCGGAAGTCCGGGTCCGCCGGACAGGAACATCCCGTTTTCCAGCGGTTGAAGCCGCCGCCCCGGTCTTTTACCAGGGAGAACTTGTGGGACTGGTGATTACAGGTTTTCTCAATGGCCGGATGTACCAGGATATCAGACTGAATATTCAAACCTTCAGTCTTTTTCTTATTCTGGCAGTGTTTATCAGCCTATATTCTTCGGCTCTCCTGTCTTTCAGCATTAAAAGATCCATGTCCGGCCTGGAGCCGGAAGAAATCTCTCGTCTTTTGGGACAGCGTGCCATGACATTGGAGAACCTGAAAGAAGGTATTGTCACCATAGATCAACTGGGCAATATTATTTATTTTAATGCATCAGCCATACGCCTGGCCGGCCTCAGAGAATGGGATCTGAATCAGTCCGTTCAATCCTATTTTTTTAGTCAGGGATTTCAGTTTTGTCTGGATAAAAAGAGAACCATTTCATTAGAGTTGCTCTCTCTGACAGGGTTGACTCTTCAGTGCCGTTTCGAACCCATATTTACAGAGTCAGGAGATGAAGTCCTGGGAGCGACCCTCGTTATGGAGGATCTCACGATTGTCCGGCTTCGGGCGGAAGAGCTGACTGGGATAAAGCAGATCAATGAGGGGCTCAGGGCTCAAAATCATGAGTTTTTAAACAAGCTTCATACCATATCAGGTCTCATACAGCTGGAGGAATATGATGAAGCCGTTCAGTTCATCACAGGGATCAGCCGGAATAGAAAATCCATTGTTGGCCGTTTGAGTGACCGCATCAAGGATAGTTCTGTAGCCGGATTGCTCCTTGGGAAATACAACAAGGCCCAGGAACAGCAATGTGAATTTTATCTTGATGATAAAAGTTTCCTCCCCAATCTCAAAGGCATGTCGGATACACTGAATTTGATCCTCGGTAACCTCATAGAAAATGCATTAGAAGAGTTGGCTGGAAATATTGATGGCATTCTTCAAGTTGGTGTTTATCAAAGCGGTCAGAATCTCCGTATTTTAGTAAGGGATAATGGACAGGGTATTGCCAATGTAGACCATGTCTTTAAAAGGGGGTTCAGTTCCAAAGGCCCTGATCGGGGACTTGGGCTCTTTTTGATTAAAGAAAGGGTGAACCGGGAGGACGGGCATATCTCTCTTGAAACAAGACCGGGACATACTGAATTTATTGTTGAAATTCCCTATATTGAAGAAGAGGTTTTATGA
- a CDS encoding flavocytochrome c yields MKKMIRNSLILAILIVSFISCSGKALYNAGTYEGEGKGHGGTIVVSVTVSDKAIEAIELVENPESEFSLKPINALIESAIKENSGDIDAISGASETSEGMITAIQAALAKASTGKTQDAVSKSEATTALEDDQADIVIIGAGGAGLSAAKAAADAGAKVIVLEKMAFVGGNTNYATGGLNAAYTDQQKAKGIEDSVEQYFEDTMKGGKNLNDPALVKVLTEKSKDNVNWLTSLGADLSDVGFLGGSTNSRTHRPTGGASIGAHIVSVLDKVAEEVADIRTGSKVVAITADGGVVNGVDVETADGIYHITAKAVIIASGGFGSSPEKIVQFKPALKGFGTTNHPGATGDALELVKPLNVALVDMEQIQTHPTVVPVKNTMITEAVRGNGAIMVNREAERFVSELQTRDVVSDAELAQTGQTVFLCFDQGVRESLKAIEHYATSGLLTEAGSIAELASALDLDGETLQATIDTYNGYVDSGSDPDFGRADLPRKIENPPFYMVEVGPAVHHTMGGLKIDTDTKVINESGEWVTGLFAAGEVTGGVHGANRLGGNAMADITIYGRIAGTQAASYVK; encoded by the coding sequence ATGAAGAAAATGATTCGAAATTCTCTGATTCTGGCAATTCTGATTGTCAGTTTTATCAGTTGTTCAGGTAAAGCCCTCTACAATGCAGGGACTTATGAAGGTGAAGGAAAAGGGCATGGTGGAACCATCGTTGTTTCTGTGACCGTCAGTGATAAGGCTATCGAAGCCATTGAACTGGTTGAAAATCCTGAATCTGAATTCAGTTTGAAACCAATAAATGCTCTGATTGAAAGTGCTATCAAAGAAAATTCAGGAGACATAGACGCTATTTCCGGTGCATCGGAAACTTCCGAAGGAATGATCACTGCCATACAGGCAGCCCTGGCAAAAGCTTCCACTGGTAAGACTCAAGATGCAGTTTCTAAGAGTGAAGCTACCACAGCATTGGAAGACGACCAAGCTGATATCGTCATTATCGGGGCTGGCGGAGCCGGTCTGTCTGCAGCAAAAGCAGCCGCGGATGCTGGTGCCAAGGTCATTGTACTAGAAAAAATGGCCTTTGTAGGTGGAAATACAAATTACGCCACCGGAGGGCTGAATGCGGCCTATACTGACCAGCAGAAAGCCAAGGGAATCGAAGATTCGGTAGAGCAGTATTTTGAAGATACTATGAAGGGTGGAAAAAATCTAAATGATCCCGCATTGGTCAAAGTTCTGACCGAGAAATCTAAAGACAATGTCAACTGGCTCACATCTCTGGGCGCGGATCTTTCTGATGTGGGTTTCTTGGGTGGTTCAACCAACTCCAGAACTCATAGACCCACCGGTGGTGCCAGTATTGGTGCTCATATAGTTTCTGTACTTGATAAAGTGGCTGAAGAAGTGGCAGATATCCGTACTGGTAGCAAGGTTGTAGCCATTACTGCAGACGGTGGTGTCGTGAATGGAGTCGATGTAGAAACTGCTGATGGTATTTATCATATAACAGCCAAGGCCGTCATCATTGCTTCAGGTGGTTTTGGATCCAGCCCTGAAAAAATTGTTCAATTTAAACCTGCACTCAAGGGTTTTGGTACAACCAATCATCCCGGAGCTACCGGAGATGCTCTGGAACTCGTTAAGCCTCTGAATGTCGCTTTGGTTGATATGGAACAGATTCAGACTCATCCTACTGTTGTTCCAGTAAAAAATACTATGATCACAGAAGCGGTTCGTGGTAATGGAGCTATCATGGTGAACAGAGAAGCCGAAAGATTTGTCTCTGAACTTCAAACTCGTGATGTTGTATCTGATGCTGAGCTTGCTCAGACAGGGCAAACAGTATTCCTTTGTTTTGATCAGGGTGTGAGAGAGTCTCTAAAAGCGATTGAGCATTATGCGACCTCTGGTCTTCTGACTGAAGCTGGAAGTATCGCCGAATTGGCTTCTGCCTTGGATCTCGATGGGGAAACACTGCAGGCAACCATTGATACCTATAACGGATATGTAGATTCCGGTAGTGATCCTGATTTTGGTAGAGCCGATTTACCAAGAAAAATTGAAAATCCTCCATTCTATATGGTAGAAGTCGGTCCTGCTGTACACCACACTATGGGTGGGCTTAAGATCGATACAGATACCAAGGTTATTAATGAATCCGGTGAGTGGGTGACAGGACTCTTCGCTGCAGGTGAAGTCACAGGTGGTGTTCACGGAGCCAATAGACTTGGTGGTAATGCCATGGCGGATATCACAATTTATGGACGCATTGCTGGAACTCAGGCAGCTTCCTACGTAAAATAA